The proteins below come from a single Erythrobacter sp. SG61-1L genomic window:
- the lptF gene encoding LPS export ABC transporter permease LptF: MKFLTAIDRYIFRLVLTPMLAVFVIAASLLVLDKMLRLFDFVATEGGPVSIVFKMLANLLPEYASLAIPLGLMLGILLAFRTLAVSSELDVLRAVGMGYTRLLRVPFLITFALVALNFAIVGYLQPYAHYYYAELQHELRTGALGASIKVGEFTTLEDRMALRIEKSEDEGTKLIGIFARVADEKGQVLSISAREGRFLANKENRDTIILRLTDGTIVQDTGGTNPRVLSFSSHDLPIDLPAIEQFRQRGGEDKEYILPELLRIGWADDSSGAARAESQASFNYRMVEVVMMLLLPFLAVSLAIPPKRSTSSLGVFVSIVMVVAYHKVNQYGQSVAALGRVDPIIALWVPFVIFAALIVWMYYRVAFVPGGQAIGALETLFAKLTKRLKALVRRRHSQQMKAARDAA; this comes from the coding sequence GTGAAGTTCCTCACTGCCATCGACCGCTACATCTTCCGGCTGGTACTCACGCCGATGCTGGCCGTGTTCGTCATCGCGGCCTCGCTGCTGGTGCTGGACAAGATGCTGCGCCTGTTTGACTTCGTGGCGACCGAAGGCGGGCCAGTGAGCATCGTATTCAAGATGCTGGCCAATTTGCTGCCGGAATATGCCAGCCTTGCGATCCCGCTGGGCCTGATGCTGGGCATCCTGCTGGCCTTCCGCACATTGGCGGTATCCAGCGAACTGGACGTGCTGCGCGCAGTGGGCATGGGCTATACGCGGCTGCTGCGGGTGCCCTTCCTGATCACTTTCGCGCTGGTGGCGCTCAACTTCGCCATCGTCGGCTATCTCCAGCCTTACGCCCATTATTACTATGCCGAGCTTCAGCACGAGCTGCGCACCGGCGCGCTGGGCGCGTCGATCAAGGTAGGCGAATTCACTACGCTGGAAGACCGCATGGCCCTGCGGATCGAAAAGAGCGAGGACGAAGGCACCAAGCTGATCGGCATCTTCGCCCGCGTGGCTGACGAGAAGGGGCAAGTGCTGTCCATCTCTGCGCGCGAAGGGCGCTTCCTTGCCAACAAGGAAAACCGCGACACAATCATCCTGCGGCTGACCGACGGAACAATCGTGCAGGATACGGGCGGCACCAACCCGCGCGTGCTGAGCTTCTCTTCCCACGATCTGCCGATCGACCTGCCGGCGATCGAGCAATTCCGCCAGCGCGGCGGGGAGGACAAGGAATATATCCTGCCCGAATTGCTGCGTATCGGCTGGGCCGACGATTCGTCGGGCGCGGCGCGGGCGGAAAGCCAGGCGAGCTTCAATTACCGCATGGTGGAAGTGGTTATGATGCTGCTCCTGCCCTTCCTGGCGGTCTCCCTGGCCATCCCGCCCAAGCGCTCCACCTCCTCGCTGGGCGTCTTTGTCTCCATCGTCATGGTGGTCGCCTATCACAAGGTGAACCAGTATGGGCAATCGGTCGCCGCGCTGGGCCGCGTCGATCCGATCATCGCGCTATGGGTGCCCTTCGTGATCTTCGCGGCGCTGATCGTGTGGATGTATTACCGCGTGGCCTTCGTGCCGGGTGGGCAGGCAATCGGTGCGCTGGAAACGCTGTTTGCCAAGTTGACCAAGCGGCTCAAGGCGCTGGTGCGTCGCCGCCACTCTCAACAGATGAAGGCAGCCCGCGATGCGGCTTGA
- the phaC gene encoding class I poly(R)-hydroxyalkanoic acid synthase — translation MASRSTSDDDSARLYTEMLKAQGEAARAMFGHFLSDADQKLPVGEEIEQWAQTMGGAAAEWQEMWQRFQQQQALPEHLPAIMANPGQWWEAMEEFYRQVPIANPEKQQAMWREGMELWEEVLGQYGIGPKAKEAGDGDGNREPLLPLHDRRFADPKWREQPVFALIHQSYLMFARQMMALVDEAEGLKPQERDQLRFATRTMVDALCPANFPMINPVVLERTMEKQGENLVKGMSRMASDLERGQLTHTDSGAFRLGENVAVTPGKVVHETRLYQLIQYSPSTEDVLETPLVIFPPWINRFYILDLNPKKSFVKWAVDQGLTTFMVSWKSADESLADVTWDDYVRAQIDAIDHIRARLKVPSVHTIGYCVAGTTLAATLAILARRGEAAKVKSATFFTAQVDFERAGELKVFIDDAQLEMIRQASQKGFLDGRYMAATFNLLRGPELIWNYVVNNYLLGEDYPAFDLLYWNGDVTNLPSKWHVAYLQDLYRDNLLVVPDRLSADGTPIDLTRIETPAYIQAGREDHIAPAESVFRMTWFLKGPVRFVLAGSGHIAGVVNPPDARKYQFWTNEGSFADLETFREGATEHPGSWWPDWLAWLEGQDNARVPAKGKRKPGSKGDTVIEDAPGRYVTMR, via the coding sequence ATGGCCAGCCGCAGCACGTCCGACGACGATTCCGCCCGCCTCTATACCGAAATGCTCAAGGCCCAGGGGGAAGCCGCCCGGGCCATGTTCGGCCACTTCCTTTCCGATGCGGACCAGAAGCTGCCTGTCGGCGAAGAGATCGAACAATGGGCGCAGACCATGGGCGGGGCCGCCGCCGAATGGCAGGAGATGTGGCAAAGGTTCCAGCAGCAACAGGCCCTGCCCGAACATCTGCCCGCAATCATGGCCAATCCCGGCCAGTGGTGGGAAGCGATGGAAGAATTCTATCGCCAGGTGCCGATCGCCAATCCCGAGAAGCAGCAGGCCATGTGGCGCGAGGGGATGGAACTATGGGAGGAAGTGCTGGGCCAGTACGGCATCGGCCCGAAAGCAAAAGAAGCCGGAGACGGAGATGGCAATCGCGAGCCGTTGCTGCCGCTGCATGACCGGCGCTTTGCAGATCCCAAATGGCGTGAACAGCCCGTCTTCGCGCTGATCCACCAGAGCTATCTGATGTTCGCCCGCCAGATGATGGCGCTGGTGGATGAGGCAGAGGGGTTGAAACCGCAGGAGCGCGACCAGCTTCGCTTTGCGACGCGCACCATGGTGGACGCCCTGTGCCCGGCCAATTTCCCGATGATCAATCCTGTCGTGCTGGAACGCACGATGGAAAAGCAGGGGGAGAATCTCGTCAAGGGGATGAGCCGGATGGCTTCCGACCTCGAGCGGGGCCAGCTGACCCACACAGATTCCGGCGCTTTCAGGCTGGGTGAGAATGTGGCCGTCACGCCCGGCAAGGTGGTGCATGAAACGCGGCTCTACCAGTTGATCCAGTACTCGCCATCAACCGAAGACGTGCTGGAAACGCCGCTGGTGATCTTCCCGCCATGGATCAACCGCTTCTACATCTTGGACCTCAACCCGAAGAAGAGCTTCGTAAAATGGGCCGTGGATCAGGGCCTCACCACCTTCATGGTGAGCTGGAAATCCGCGGATGAAAGCCTGGCCGACGTGACCTGGGACGATTACGTGCGCGCCCAGATCGATGCGATCGACCATATCCGCGCGCGGCTGAAAGTGCCCAGTGTCCATACGATCGGCTATTGCGTGGCGGGCACCACGCTTGCCGCCACGCTGGCGATCCTTGCCCGGCGCGGTGAAGCCGCCAAGGTCAAGAGTGCCACCTTCTTCACCGCGCAGGTCGATTTCGAACGCGCAGGCGAACTGAAAGTGTTCATCGACGATGCCCAACTGGAGATGATCCGGCAGGCTAGCCAGAAAGGCTTCCTCGACGGGCGCTACATGGCGGCGACCTTCAACCTCCTGCGTGGGCCGGAGCTGATCTGGAACTACGTGGTCAACAACTACCTGCTGGGCGAGGATTACCCCGCCTTCGACCTGCTCTATTGGAACGGCGACGTTACCAACCTGCCGTCGAAATGGCACGTGGCCTATCTGCAGGATCTCTATCGCGACAATCTGCTGGTAGTGCCCGACAGGCTGAGCGCCGACGGCACCCCGATCGACCTTACCCGGATCGAGACGCCGGCCTATATCCAGGCCGGCCGCGAGGATCACATCGCCCCGGCCGAAAGCGTGTTCCGCATGACGTGGTTCCTCAAGGGGCCGGTGCGCTTCGTGCTGGCTGGCAGCGGGCATATCGCCGGTGTGGTGAACCCGCCCGATGCGCGCAAATATCAGTTCTGGACCAATGAAGGCAGCTTCGCCGATCTGGAAACTTTCCGCGAAGGCGCAACCGAACATCCCGGCAGCTGGTGGCCGGACTGGCTCGCTTGGCTGGAAGGGCAGGACAACGCCCGCGTGCCTGCCAAGGGCAAGCGCAAGCCGGGATCAAAGGGCGACACAGTGATCGAAGACGCGCCTGGCCGTTATGTCACGATGCGGTAG
- a CDS encoding LL-diaminopimelate aminotransferase, translating into MEDEFYRIKRLPPYVIAEVNGMRAAARAAGRDIIDLGMGNPDLPPPQHVIDKLCEVAQKPSAHGYSQSKGIPGLRKAQANYYGRRFGVDLDPETEVVVTMGSKEGLASLATAITAPGDVVLAPNPSYPIHMFGFIIAGATIRSVPTTPDENYWRALDRAMAFTVPRPSVLVVGYPSNPTAETVDLAFYERLVAWAKENKVWVLSDLAYSELYYDGNPTPSILQVKGAKDVAVEFTSLSKTFSMAGWRIGFAVGNQKLISALTRVKSYLDYGAFTPIQAAACAALNGPQDIVQQNRELYHKRRDVLVESFGRAGWDIPAPKASMFAWAPLPPALKEMGSLEFSKQLLTHADVAVAPGVGYGEDGEGYVRIAMVENEQRLRQAARNVKRYLASMGVNSSAA; encoded by the coding sequence ATGGAAGACGAATTCTACCGCATCAAGCGACTGCCGCCCTATGTCATCGCCGAAGTCAACGGCATGCGCGCAGCAGCACGAGCGGCGGGGCGCGACATCATTGACCTCGGGATGGGCAATCCGGACCTGCCGCCGCCGCAGCATGTGATCGACAAGCTGTGCGAAGTTGCCCAGAAGCCCAGCGCCCATGGCTATTCGCAGTCCAAGGGCATCCCGGGCTTGCGCAAGGCACAGGCGAATTATTACGGCCGCCGTTTCGGCGTGGATCTCGATCCCGAAACCGAAGTGGTGGTGACGATGGGTTCTAAGGAAGGGCTTGCCAGCCTCGCCACCGCGATCACCGCGCCGGGCGATGTGGTGCTGGCGCCCAACCCCAGCTACCCGATTCACATGTTCGGCTTCATCATCGCCGGGGCCACCATCCGCTCCGTGCCGACCACGCCGGACGAGAATTACTGGCGCGCGCTGGACCGGGCGATGGCCTTCACCGTGCCGCGCCCCAGTGTGCTTGTGGTGGGCTATCCCTCCAACCCGACGGCCGAAACGGTGGATCTGGCGTTCTATGAACGGCTGGTCGCCTGGGCGAAGGAAAACAAGGTCTGGGTTCTTTCCGACCTTGCCTATTCCGAACTCTATTACGACGGCAACCCGACCCCCTCGATCCTGCAGGTAAAGGGTGCGAAGGACGTTGCGGTGGAATTCACTTCGCTCAGCAAGACCTTCTCGATGGCCGGCTGGCGGATCGGCTTCGCGGTCGGCAACCAGAAGCTCATCTCGGCGCTGACCCGTGTGAAGTCCTATCTCGATTACGGCGCCTTCACGCCGATACAGGCGGCGGCCTGCGCCGCGCTGAACGGTCCGCAGGACATCGTCCAGCAGAACCGCGAGCTGTATCACAAGCGCCGCGACGTGCTGGTGGAGAGCTTCGGCCGCGCCGGGTGGGACATTCCCGCGCCCAAGGCATCCATGTTCGCCTGGGCGCCGCTTCCGCCGGCGCTCAAGGAAATGGGCAGCCTGGAATTCTCCAAGCAGCTCCTCACCCATGCCGACGTCGCCGTGGCGCCGGGCGTGGGCTATGGCGAGGACGGCGAAGGCTATGTCCGCATCGCCATGGTGGAGAACGAACAGCGGCTGCGTCAGGCAGCCCGCAACGTGAAGCGCTATCTCGCCTCCATGGGCGTGAATTCCAGCGCTGCATGA
- a CDS encoding phasin family protein: MADEADKATESAEKAYAAAAEATPAKAEPVKAPEPAPVAEAKPAPVAEKAKPAPVAKPAPKAPAAKAKAPAAKAKPAAAKAPAKAKVPAKPKPMAAPIAAKPVKAATEKVLPKKAPAPKKPVIEAKEIFIMAKTTDFTKPMTDAMGEMQTRAKAAYEKGTEMAGEISDFTKGNVEALVESGKILSEGVQELGKTYVDEAKSAFETMTADMKEMAAVKSPTELFQLQGKLMRRNFDSMVAFGSKSSEAMVKLANESMAPLSSRMSMAADKISKAAA, translated from the coding sequence ATGGCTGACGAAGCCGACAAGGCAACCGAATCCGCCGAAAAGGCCTATGCCGCCGCAGCTGAAGCTACGCCGGCCAAAGCCGAACCGGTCAAGGCGCCCGAACCCGCCCCCGTGGCGGAAGCCAAGCCCGCTCCCGTAGCGGAAAAGGCGAAACCGGCGCCCGTGGCAAAGCCCGCACCCAAGGCCCCGGCGGCCAAGGCGAAGGCTCCCGCCGCGAAGGCCAAACCGGCTGCTGCGAAGGCCCCGGCCAAGGCCAAGGTTCCCGCGAAACCCAAACCGATGGCAGCACCGATTGCTGCCAAACCGGTGAAAGCCGCAACCGAGAAGGTGCTTCCGAAGAAAGCCCCCGCCCCGAAGAAGCCCGTAATCGAAGCGAAGGAAATTTTTATCATGGCGAAGACCACCGATTTCACCAAGCCCATGACCGATGCGATGGGCGAAATGCAGACCCGCGCGAAGGCCGCCTATGAAAAGGGCACCGAGATGGCTGGCGAAATCAGCGATTTCACCAAGGGCAATGTCGAAGCTCTGGTCGAGAGCGGCAAGATCCTGTCCGAAGGCGTGCAGGAACTCGGCAAGACCTATGTCGACGAAGCCAAGTCGGCTTTCGAGACCATGACTGCCGACATGAAGGAAATGGCTGCCGTGAAGTCGCCCACCGAGCTGTTCCAGCTCCAGGGCAAGCTGATGCGCCGCAATTTCGACTCCATGGTCGCCTTCGGCTCCAAGTCGAGCGAAGCGATGGTCAAGCTCGCCAATGAGAGCATGGCTCCGCTGTCCAGCCGCATGAGCATGGCGGCCGACAAGATTTCCAAGGCTGCTGCCTGA
- the clpS gene encoding ATP-dependent Clp protease adapter ClpS, whose product MKLSAAPEADAISVAQLPFPADLAPYAGEDDSAADDGGTDGAGQVGLATRTRAKPKKPSQYKVLMLNDDYTPMEFVVMVLKRFFRMDLEQATRVMLHVHQRGVGVCGIFPYEVAETKVHQVMDFARENQHPLQCTLEKA is encoded by the coding sequence ATGAAGCTTTCCGCCGCCCCTGAAGCGGACGCGATCAGCGTTGCGCAACTGCCCTTCCCGGCAGACCTGGCCCCCTATGCGGGCGAGGATGACAGTGCTGCGGACGATGGCGGTACGGATGGCGCGGGTCAGGTCGGCCTTGCCACACGCACGCGCGCAAAGCCCAAGAAGCCCAGCCAGTACAAGGTGCTGATGCTGAATGACGACTACACCCCGATGGAATTCGTGGTGATGGTGCTCAAGCGCTTCTTTCGCATGGATCTGGAACAGGCAACGCGGGTGATGCTTCACGTCCACCAGCGCGGCGTGGGCGTATGCGGCATCTTCCCCTATGAAGTGGCCGAAACCAAGGTCCACCAGGTGATGGATTTCGCGCGGGAAAATCAGCACCCGTTGCAATGCACGCTGGAAAAGGCCTGA
- the lptG gene encoding LPS export ABC transporter permease LptG, whose translation MRLDFFPSRTLTTYLAKMFILRILAVLLMLVLVLQMLDLLGESGKILGYPGNGEGQLWHYVSLRFPQLVARFLPYSVLLATIITLATLNQNSEVIAMKAAGMSAHQVLAPLLISAFVVSLASFAFNERVVTRSTATLDAWQDVDYGAIPKDSGVRTNIYMADGMNVLTAGSLTGRGADAVLENVIFYVRDHNGMIEEQLRSPRATFANPGWLLEAPSRFDVETAATSKLGPMVVAKDLTPTNVALSKVNGDSQDAIELRESIALLKESGRRTTELESKWWHKFSGPLSAALMPLLGAVAAFGLARSGQLFVRAVIGMALGFAYFVVDNAALAMGNFGGYPPLLAAWAPFLLFALVGETVLIRTEE comes from the coding sequence ATGCGGCTTGATTTCTTCCCGTCGCGCACGCTGACGACCTATCTCGCCAAGATGTTCATCCTGCGCATCCTTGCGGTGCTGCTGATGCTCGTTCTGGTTCTGCAGATGCTCGACCTGCTGGGCGAAAGCGGCAAGATCCTGGGCTATCCCGGCAATGGCGAAGGGCAGCTGTGGCACTATGTCTCGCTGCGGTTCCCCCAGCTGGTCGCACGGTTCCTGCCATATTCGGTGCTGCTGGCCACGATCATCACTCTGGCTACGCTCAACCAGAACAGCGAAGTGATCGCGATGAAGGCGGCAGGCATGTCGGCCCATCAGGTGCTGGCGCCACTGCTGATTTCCGCTTTCGTGGTCTCGCTGGCCAGCTTTGCATTCAACGAACGGGTCGTGACGCGCTCCACCGCCACGCTCGATGCATGGCAGGATGTCGATTACGGTGCGATCCCGAAGGATTCGGGCGTTCGCACCAATATTTACATGGCCGACGGCATGAATGTCCTGACTGCCGGATCGCTCACCGGTCGCGGTGCGGATGCGGTGCTGGAAAATGTCATATTCTATGTCCGTGACCATAACGGCATGATCGAGGAGCAACTGCGCAGCCCGCGCGCCACCTTCGCCAATCCGGGCTGGCTGCTGGAAGCCCCCTCTCGCTTCGACGTGGAGACCGCCGCTACCAGCAAGCTCGGCCCCATGGTCGTTGCGAAGGATCTGACCCCGACGAACGTGGCGCTGAGCAAGGTCAACGGCGATTCGCAGGACGCGATCGAACTGCGGGAATCGATCGCCCTGCTCAAGGAATCCGGCCGCCGCACCACCGAGCTGGAAAGCAAGTGGTGGCACAAGTTCTCTGGCCCGCTTTCGGCCGCGCTGATGCCGCTGCTGGGTGCCGTGGCCGCCTTCGGCCTTGCCCGCTCCGGCCAGCTCTTCGTGCGCGCGGTAATCGGCATGGCACTGGGCTTTGCCTATTTCGTGGTCGACAATGCCGCGCTGGCGATGGGCAATTTCGGCGGCTATCCGCCGCTCCTGGCAGCCTGGGCGCCCTTCCTGCTGTTCGCGCTGGTGGGTGAGACGGTGCTGATCCGCACGGAAGAATAA
- a CDS encoding VIT family protein — protein MTGRAPSHRERHTVDRIGWLRAAVLGANDGIVSTASLIVGVAAASADKGPVLVSGIAGLVAGAMSMAAGEYVSVSSQADAEEADLQREKQELATMPEAEHAELVGIYAARGLPADLAEQVANALEEAGTLKAHLRDELGIVDVTRARPVQAALTSAGTFSAGAALPLLATVLLPFASVPIGVSVASLLFLMVLGAMGAQAGNAPIGKAVIRVVFWGAVAMAATYGIGKLFGASVS, from the coding sequence ATGACTGGAAGAGCGCCATCCCACCGTGAACGCCACACTGTAGACCGGATAGGCTGGCTGCGCGCCGCCGTGCTGGGTGCCAATGACGGCATCGTATCCACTGCCAGCCTGATCGTGGGGGTAGCCGCGGCTTCGGCGGATAAGGGGCCAGTGCTGGTTTCCGGTATTGCCGGGCTGGTGGCGGGGGCCATGTCGATGGCGGCGGGCGAATATGTCTCGGTCTCCAGTCAGGCCGATGCGGAAGAGGCCGATCTCCAGCGCGAGAAGCAGGAACTGGCGACCATGCCGGAGGCTGAACATGCCGAACTGGTCGGCATCTATGCCGCGCGCGGTTTGCCGGCCGATCTGGCGGAGCAGGTGGCGAATGCGCTGGAAGAAGCAGGCACGCTCAAGGCTCATCTGCGCGACGAACTGGGAATAGTCGACGTTACCCGCGCCCGGCCGGTACAGGCTGCGCTGACATCGGCGGGAACCTTTTCTGCCGGGGCGGCCCTGCCATTGCTGGCAACTGTGTTGCTGCCCTTTGCCAGCGTGCCTATCGGCGTGTCGGTTGCCTCGCTGCTGTTCCTGATGGTGTTGGGGGCAATGGGCGCGCAGGCGGGCAATGCGCCCATCGGCAAGGCAGTCATCCGGGTAGTGTTCTGGGGCGCGGTGGCGATGGCGGCCACTTACGGGATCGGCAAGCTGTTCGGGGCCAGTGTTTCCTGA
- a CDS encoding crotonase/enoyl-CoA hydratase family protein: MIQSVGEAGRVTIALEEGGVAQVRLARPDKLNALDRPMFEALVEASEILSRMPGLRAVVLAGEGRGFCAGLDLASFAGWPGPEAPDITERTHGVANIYQHVTLQWRQLPVPVIAAIAGPCLGGGLQIASGADFRVAAPDARLSIMEMKWGIVPDMAGFALWRGLVREDVLRELIYTARELGGEEAQAVGLVTLLDADPVARATAIAHEIAAKNPHAIRKAKHLANISHDLSVAEILLEESRAQHELIYSKNQLEAVMSQLQGRAPRFDDP; the protein is encoded by the coding sequence ATGATCCAGTCGGTCGGGGAGGCTGGCCGTGTCACTATCGCCCTTGAAGAGGGCGGAGTGGCGCAGGTCCGGCTTGCCCGGCCTGATAAGCTCAATGCGTTAGATCGGCCGATGTTCGAGGCGCTGGTGGAGGCAAGCGAGATTCTCTCCCGCATGCCGGGCCTTCGCGCCGTCGTATTGGCGGGGGAGGGCAGGGGGTTTTGCGCCGGACTCGATCTGGCGAGCTTTGCCGGATGGCCGGGGCCGGAAGCGCCGGATATTACAGAGCGCACGCATGGCGTCGCCAACATCTATCAGCATGTCACCCTGCAATGGCGCCAATTGCCGGTGCCGGTGATTGCCGCGATTGCCGGGCCGTGCCTGGGTGGTGGATTGCAGATCGCCAGCGGGGCCGATTTCCGCGTCGCTGCGCCCGATGCGCGCCTTTCGATCATGGAAATGAAGTGGGGGATCGTGCCAGACATGGCCGGCTTTGCCCTGTGGCGGGGGCTGGTGCGCGAGGATGTGCTGCGCGAACTGATCTACACCGCCCGCGAGCTTGGCGGCGAGGAAGCGCAGGCAGTGGGTCTGGTGACGCTTCTCGATGCCGATCCGGTGGCACGGGCAACGGCCATCGCCCATGAGATCGCCGCCAAGAACCCTCACGCGATTCGCAAGGCCAAGCATCTTGCCAATATCAGCCACGATCTTTCGGTCGCTGAAATCCTGCTCGAAGAATCGCGCGCGCAGCACGAACTGATCTATTCGAAGAACCAGCTTGAGGCTGTTATGAGCCAGCTACAGGGCAGGGCACCCAGATTCGATGATCCGTGA